From the genome of Miscanthus floridulus cultivar M001 chromosome 10, ASM1932011v1, whole genome shotgun sequence, one region includes:
- the LOC136487582 gene encoding peroxidase 4-like has translation MATRASAAAPAARRCSYVVALLFLLALAGTSSAQLSTGFYSYSCPGVYGAVKSVMQAAIAKEKRMGASILRLFFHDCFVQGCDASLLLDDTASFQGEKMATPNNGSVRGFEVIDAVKSAVEKVCPGAVSCADILAIAARDSVVILGGPSWDVKVGRRDSTTASFSGANNNIPPPTSGLVNLTSLFAAQGLSQKDMVALSGAHTIGLARCTNFRAHIYNDTDIDAAFAKTRQSGCPSTSGAGDNNLAPLDLQTPTVFENNYYKNLLSKKGLLHSDQELFNGGATDALVQSYVGSQSTFFADFLTGMIKMGDITPLTGSNGQIRKNCRRVN, from the exons ATGGCCACTcgtgcatcagcagcagctcctgctGCAAGAAGGTGCAGCTACGTCGTGGCTCTCCTCTTTCTCCTCGCGCTTGCCGGCACCTCGTCGGCGCAGCTGTCCACCGGCTTCTACTCCTACTCCTGCCCCGGCGTCTACGGCGCCGTCAAGTCGGTGATGCAGGCCGCCATCGCCAAGGAGAAGCGCATGGGCGCCTCCATCCTCCGCCTCTTCTTCCATGACTGCTTTGTCCAA GGCTGCGACGCGTCGCTGCTGCTGGACGACACGGCCAGTTTCCAGGGCGAGAAGATGGCGACGCCCAACAACGGCTCCGTGCGAGGCTTCGAGGTCATCGACGCTGTCAAGTCGGCCGTCGAGAAGGTGTGCCCCGGCGCCGTCTCCTGCGCCGACATCCTCGCCATCGCCGCCAGGGACAGCGTCGTCATCCTGGGCGGGCCGAGCTGGGACGTCAAGGTCGGGCGGCGGGACTCCACGACGGCGAGCTTCAGCGGCGCCAACAACAACATCCCGCCGCCGACGTCGGGGCTCGTCAACCTCACCTCGCTCTTCGCCGCGCAAGGGCTCTCCCAAAAGGACATGGTCGCGCTCTCTG GTGCTCACACCATTGGGCTAGCACGTTGCACGAACTTCAGAGCCCACATATACAACGACACCGACATCGACGCCGCCTTCGCAAAAACAAGGCAATCAGGTTGCCCAAGCACCTCAGGTGCAGGTGACAACAACCTGGCACCATTGGACCTTCAAACTCCGACCGTCTTCGAGAACAACTACTACAAGAACCTTCTTAGCAAGAAGGGCCTTCTACACTCTGACCAAGAGCTCTTCAACGGTGGCGCCACCGACGCGCTGGTCCAATCCTATGTTGGTAGCCAGAGCACGTTTTTCGCAGATTTTTTGACGGGTATGATCAAGATGGGTGACATTACACCATTGACGGGCTCCAACGGCCAGATAAGGAAGAACTGCAGAAGAGTTAATTAG